Proteins encoded together in one Vigna angularis cultivar LongXiaoDou No.4 chromosome 5, ASM1680809v1, whole genome shotgun sequence window:
- the LOC108340714 gene encoding uncharacterized protein LOC108340714, which produces MKYVLVTGGVVSGLGKGVTASSIGVLLQACGFRVTSIKIDPYLNTDAGTMSPFEHGEVFVLDDGGEVDLDLGNYERFLDLKLTRDNNITTGKIYQSVIAKERRGDYLGKTVQVVPHITDAIQEWIERVAQIPVDGKEGPADVCVIELGGTIGDIESMPFIEALGQFSYRVGPGNFCLVHVSLVPVLNVVGEQKTKPTQHSVRQLRGLGLTPNLLACRSSKELDDNVKEKLSQFCHVPSSSILTLYDVPNIWHIPLLLRDQKAHEAILKTLNLGGVATEPNFKEWIATTKVYDKFNESVRIAMVGKYTNLSDAYLSVLKALLHASVACNRKLVVDWVPAENLEDDTSKEDPDAHKAAWALLKGANGILVPGGFGDRGVQGKILAAKYARENSVPFLGICLGMQIAVIEFARSVLGLHDANSTEFDSKTKNPCVIFMPEGSKTHMGGTMRLGSRRTYFHVADCKSAKLYGNVHFVDERHRHRYEVNPDLISQLESAGLSFVGKDETGKRMEIVEFPGHPFFIGAQFHPEFKSRPGKPSPLFLGLITAACDKPVVPASKGYTTKITKGILGSHSPMLKAHNGNGFKSPNSSLNGVYTSTTANGVCVDGSC; this is translated from the exons atgAAGTACGTGTTGGTGACAGGTGGTGTTGTGAGTGGACTTGGGAAAGGAGTCACTGCAAGCAGTATTGGTGTGCTCCTTCAGGCCTGCGGCTTTCGAGTCACTTCTATCAAgattg ATCCCTATCTGAACACTGATGCAGGAACAATGTCTCCTTTTGAACATGGGGAAGTGTTTGTTTTAGATGATGGCGGTGAG GTTGACCTCGATCTTGGAAACTATGAACGTTTCCTGGACCTCAAGTTAACTCGTGACAATAATATTACAACTGGAAAAATTTACCAG TCTGTTATTGCaaaggagagaagaggagatTATCTTGGCAAGACCGTGCAG GTTGTTCCACACATTACTGATGCCATCCAAGAATGGATAGAGCGTGTGGCACAGATACCAGTTGATGGAAAAGAAGGCCCAGCTGATGTTTGTGTCATTGAGTTGGGTGGAACTATTG GGGATATTGAGTCCATGCCTTTTATTGAAGCACTTGGCCAATTTTCGTACCGTGTAG GCCCAGGAAACTTCTGTTTAGTTCATGTCAGCTTGGTTCCTGTTCTCAATGTTGTTGGTGAACAG AAAACAAAGCCAACTCAGCACAGTGTCCGTCAACTCAGAGGGTTAGGGTTGACTCCAAATCTTCTTGCTTGTCGTAGTTCAAAG GAACTTGATGACAATGTCAAGGAAAAACTTTCTCAATTTTGTCATGTTCCG TCATCAAGCATACTCACTCTCTATGATGTTCCAAATATTTGGCACATTCCTTTGCTGTTAAGA GACCAGAAGGCACACGAGGCAATCTTGAAAACGTTAAACCTTGGAGG TGTTGCTACAGAGCCCAATTTTAAGGAGTGGATTGCAACAACAAAAGTATATGACAAATTTAATGAATCT GTTAGAATTGCAATGGTGGGAAAATATACAAATCTTTCAGATGCATATCTTTCTGTACTGAAG GCACTTTTGCATGCTTCTGTTGCTTGCAACCGTAAGCTTGTTGTGGACTGGGTTCCTGCGGAAAATCTTGAAGATGATACCTCTAAGGAG GATCCTGATGCACATAAAGCTGCTTGGGCTCTTTTGAAG GGTGCTAATGGAATTCTAGTTCCAGGAGGATTTGGTGATAGAGGTGTGCAAGGAAAAATTCTTGCTGCAAAGTATGCTCGAGAAAACAGTGTTCCATTTCTAGGCATTTGCTTGGGGATGCAAATTGCTGTCATTGAGTTTGCAAGATCTGTTCTGGGTCTTCATGATGCTAATAGCACAGAATTTGATTCCAAAACTAAAAATCCATGTGTCATATTTATGCCAGAA GGTTCAAAGACTCATATGGGGGGAACTATGCGTCTCGGTTCTAGGAGAACTTACTTTCATGTTGCTGACTGCAAATCGGCCAAGTT gTATGGCAATGTACACTTTGTTGATGAGAGACATCGGCATCGATACGAG GTTAATCCTGACTTGATATCACAACTTGAGAGTGCTGGTCTGTCTTTTGTTGGCAAAGATGAAACAGGGAAGCGCATGGAG ATAGTTGAATTTCCTGGCCATCCTTTCTTCATTGGTGCTCAATTTCACCCCGAGTTTAAGTCAAGACCAGGGAAACCTTCTCCTTTGTTCCTAG GGTTAATAACAGCAGCATGTGATAAGCCAGTTGTGCCTGCAAGCAAAGGGTATACCACAAAGATAACAAAAGGGATACTTGGTTCACACTCACCAATGTTGAAAGCACACAATGGAAATGGGTTCAAGTCTCCCAATAGTTCCTTAAATGGTGTATATACAAGTACAACTGCAAATGGGGTGTGTGTGGATGGTAGCTGTTAA